The genomic DNA GTCGGCAAGCGTTTTCTCGACGAGCTGAAGCGGCCGCGCCGCTGGGCGCTCGACCGTCCAACCATCTTCGAAGCCATCCGCACGCTCGATCCCGATCCCGTCGTGCCGTATGTCGATAACGGTCTGCGCGAGTTCGTGAAGGCGTTTCCGCATCTCGCCGGCGCGAAGATTGCGCAGCGCTGGGCGGGCTATATCGACGTGACGCCGGATGCGATTCCCGTCATCTCCGGGGCGGCGCGTGTGCCGGGATTGTTCATCGGCACGGGCTTCTCGGGGCACGGTTTCGGCATTGGACCGGCCGCGGGCAAGCTGATGGCCGATCTCGTCAATAACGACACGCCGCTAGTCGACCCGCACGCGTTTCGCCTCGAACGCTTCAGCGACGGCACGAAAATCACCATCGACGCGGGCTTCTGAGCGCCGCACATCACATCATCAGCGGGAACAGCACATGGACAAGGTAGCGATGGTGTCTGGCGCGAATCGCGGCATCGGCCGCGAAATCGCGCTGGAGTTGCATCGGCGCGGATATCGGCTGTCGCTCGGCATGCGCGATCCGTCATCGTTCGATAACGACCTCGACGCGTTTCTCTTCGCCTACGAAGCGCGCGACGGGCATGCCGCCCGCCAGTGGGTCAATGCGACCATCGATCGTTTCGGCCGTCTGGACGTGCTGGTCAGCAACGCAGGGATCTGCAAGATGGTCACGTTCGACGACGACGCGAGCGAACTGCTCGACGAAACGCTCGACATCAACGTGAAGGCACCCTTCCGGCTCGCGCAGGCCGCCTTGCCGCATCTGCGGCGCGCTGGCAACGGACGCTTCGTGCAACTCGCGTCGCTGTCGGGCAAGCGGGTGAAGAACCTGAACGTCGGCTATCAGATGTCGAAGCACGCGGTGATCGCGTTGACCCATGCAGTGCGGCGTGCGGGCTGGGACGACGGCGTGCGCGCAACAGCCGTCTGCCCCGGCTTCGTCAATACCGACATGGCGGCGGGGCTCGCCGATCTGCCGCCCGACGCGATGACGCAGTCTGGCGACATCGCGTCGATCGTCGTGAACACGCTCGAACTGCCGAACACGGCGAGCATGGCCGAACTGCTCATCAATTGCCGTCACGAAGACATGCTGTGACGTCGAACGTCACGCCGCAATCGGCCCATGATCCGCCTGCTGCGTCTCGCGTTTCGGCACCACCACCCGCCGTGTGTCGCCGTCCGCCAGCGCGGGCGTCGATTCGAACAACTCGGCAATCCAGTCCGCGAACACGCGCACCTTCGCGGACAGATGCCGATTGTTCGGATACACGATCGACACCGGCTTGGGCTTCGGCTTGAAGTCGGGCAGCACTTCGAGCAGCGATCCGTCGCGCAGTTTCTGCGCGACCATGAAAAGCATAGGCTGGATCAGGCCGAAACCTTCGAGTCCGCACTTGACGTACGCTTCCGAGTCGTTGACCGTGACGACACCGTTCATCCGCACTTCCGTTGGCTTGCCGTCGACGAGAACGATCCACGGCATTGGCCGCGTGTTGTGCGCGACGCGGAAATTCACGGCCTGATGCATGGCCAGATCGTCGATGCTCTTCGGCGAGCCGTAGCGCTGCAGATAATCGGGCGAAGCGCACGTCACACGCTTGAGCGTGCCGACGCGCCGCGCAACCATCGACGAATCTTCGAGCGGACCCGCCCGCACCATGCAGTCGATCCCCTCCTCGACGGGATCGACGGGCCGGTCCGAGAGGCCCAGATCGAGCGAGATGTCCGGATAGCGCTCGTGAAAGCCGCGCAACGCCGGAATCACCAGATAACGCCCGAGCGAACTCGGCATGTGTACGCGCAGCGCCCCGCTCGGCTTGCGATTGCCCGCCTGAAAACTCGCGTCCGTTTCCGCGATGTCCGTGATGATGCGAATGCTGTGCTCGTAATACGCCGCGCCTTCCGGTGTGAGCGAGAGGCGCCGCGTGGTGCGGTTCATCAGACGCACGCCGAGCACGGCTTCGAGGTTCTGGATGGTCGTCGTCACCGTCGCGCGCGGCATGCCCATCTGCTCGGCGGCGCGCGTGAAGCTGTTCGCATCGACCACACGAGTGAATACTTCCATTGCCTGAATGCGGTCCACGCTATCCCCTTTCGGCTACCAAACGATAAGGATAAAACGCGCGGACCGGCAAAAACAAGCAAACACTGCAATTAGCCGGATTTAGCGAACAGTTGGATGCGCCCGGCGTGAAATAGCGCGACGATAACGCTTATCGTCAGGCAATTTTGACGCGAACCTGAAGGTGGCCTCATGTTCTGCACAAACAACGAGGCCGCACACGCCAATCAACCGCCGCGATACATCGGATCGATGCTGTCGGGCTGCTCGCGTTTGCCGGACTGCGATTTCCCCGATTCAACGCCGCCGACGCCGCTGTGATTGCCGGGCCTGGTCTTGTCCGGCAAAGCCATTTGATCGTTGTGCCCGGCGTGCGACGCTTTCACGACGCCGCCTGTTTGAGGACTGGAAGCGGGCCCGTCATCGCCTGCGAAGGCTGGCAGGGCAAACGATGTCACGCACGCCAGCAACAGCGCGCCAATCAGTTTCGCGTTCATGTGGACTCCCTTGAGTTCGTTGAGCAATCGAATGCACGCGCGCCATGTGCTGCGATGCGCTTCGTGCAATCTGATGGAGCGCGCGAGGTCCCGCCTGCACGCGCAATGGAAGGCTCAAACGATCAACACGGTTTCGCGGATTCGATCCGCGCGGCGGAGCGCCACGGATCGCGCGACAACGATCGTCGTTGCGCCCGCAGTGACAACTGCATGGGCTATGCCAATCGTGCTTGCAAGGTCGTGGACGAACCCCTGAAGGCTCGCCAGTCAAGGCTTCGCGGCCAATGGTGAGAGTTGACGCGGCCCGACGGAACGGACGCAATGGCGGATTGCAGCCAACTTTCGCTCATCCCCTGCCAGAGACAACCCAACAGATGCATCGGCGCCATGTGCCGTCACCCGGCCCGCTCATCCCCGCTCACACGGAATATCGCCACGGCGCCGTGCAGATGCTCGCTTTGCGCTACCAGCGAAGCCGCCGTGGTCGACGCCGACTCGACCAGCGATGCGTTGCTCTGCGTCATCGCTTCCATCTGTACGACGGTCGCGTTGACCAGTTCGATACCCGCCGTCTGCTCGCGCGACGCAAGACTGATATCCGCCATGATGGCGTTCACACTCTGCACGGCCTTCAGGATGTCATCCATCGTCGACCCCGCGCGCAAGACCAGTTCGCTCCCCGCACGCACACTCAGCGTCGAATTGCCGATCAGTTCCTTGATTTCCTTGGCGGCCGTGGCGCTGCGCTGCGCCAGATGCCGCACCTCGCTGGCCACCACCGCGAAGCCGCGCCCCTGATCTCCCGCGCGCGCCGCTTCGACGGCTGCATTCAGCGCAAGAATATTGGTCTGGAACGCGATGCTCTCGATCACACCGACAATGCCGACGATGCGCGCCGAGCTATCTGAAATCGCATCCATCGTGTCGACGACCTGACGCACCACTTCGCCACCGCGTGTCGCAATGTCGGATGCACGGGTGGCGAGCGCGCTCGCGTCGTGCGCGTTGTCGGCGTTCTGCCGCACCGTGGCCGTCAGTTGTTCCATGCTGGCGGCCGCCTGCTGGAGCGAGGCGGCCTGATCGCCGGCACGCATCGACAGATCGCGGTTGCCGCTGGCAATCGCGCGCGCATCGTGCATGATCGCGTCCGTCCCCGCCCGCACCTTGCGCACGACGGCGACGAGACCTTGCTGCATGTCGTTCAGCGCGTCGAGCAGGTAACCCATTTCATTGCGGCGCTCCGTCCTGACGACGGCCGTGAGGTCGCCCGCCGCGATCTTCGCGAAGTATTCGACGGCGGCGTTGACGGGCGTGACGATCGCCCGCGTCAGCCCCCGATGCGCGAGCATGCCGACGATCAGCGCGACCAAACCGGCCGCGCCGAAACCCCAGAGCGTCATCTGAAAGCGCTCGTTCGCGTGATCGAAGCGCATGCGCTGGCGCTGCACCTGAAAATCCTCCAGCGCGATGAGCGCCTTCTGGTATTCGTCGAACAGCGCGACGGGCATCTCGCGCTGTGTGCTCAGGAAGTCGACCAGATTCTCGTCGTCGAGTTGCTTGAGGGCTTTCGAAAAGGCTTGCGTCAACAGACGGTCGCGTTTGTCCGTCATCGCCGCGAGCAGCGTCGTTTCCTGTGCGTCAGGCGCGTGCAGCGCGCGGTACGCATCGAGCTCGCGATTGCTTTCGCCGAGCAGCACGTGCAGCTGTTTGATCTCAGCCGCAGCCGGCTTGCCCGCACTGATCAACTGCTCGACGTCGGCGAGCCCCGTGCGGAACACCAGCAGCCGCTCGGAACTAGTCTTCAGATGCACGACGGAAGCGGTGTCGTCCCGATACATCGCGTCGAGCGCGGCGTTGCTCTTGAAGAGCGCAAACACGGCCGCCGCGATGACCAGCATCAACAGCAGCGTGCAACCCGAGATGGTAGCGGCGAGCCCGCCGCGAATCGTGGTGTTTCTGAACATGAGCGCAAAGCAGCGTGCGCGCCGCAAGTGCGGCGCGCGCAGCGTTTCTCCAGTAGTCAGAACGAAAACGGGCCGGCCATGCGATCGCAGGCCGTCAACAGGACTAACGGCGCCACCGCCTGGCTTCTGAGATGCCAGCGCGACACCGATGTGACGTATTGCGACATCGGCACGCGGCGCAACTCCCCAGCACGGTGCATCGTGCGCCGCGCGCGGCTTCGGCCGCCCGAAAACTCCCTGCTCCGGTGCATCACGCAGACCTCCTTCCCTGCCCGACAGGGCCGCGCCGCATGGCACGACTCATGCTTATTGAACCTCATTCAAGTAACTTGAATTTAATTCTTTTCACTTTCATACTCGGCCACGGGCCTTTCACAAGGAAGCGTCATGAACAAGCCTCTTCGCAGTCTGGTCTTCTCGTTGCTCGGTGCGCTCGCACTCGTCACCGCCACGCCGGGCTGGTCGCAATCCGACGATCTGCTAGCGCGCATCAAGACGAACAAGGAAATCACCATCGCGACGGAGGCCCGTTACGCGCCGTTCGAGTACGTCGACAACGGCAAGATCGTCGGCTATGACGCCGACCTGATGGCCTACGTGCTGAAGTCGATACCCGATGTGAAGGTCAAGCAGTTGGATCTGCCGTTTCAGGGACTGTTGCCGGGACTCGACGCCAAGCGCTTCGACATCGTCGTGACGGCCGTTACCGTCAACAAGGACCGCGTCAGCCACTTCGCATTCACCCTGCCCATCGCCGACGCGACGACGGGCGTGCTGCTGCGCAACGGCGACACGAGCATCAAGTCTCCCGACGACCTGAACGGCAAGATCGTCGGCTCGCAGACGGGCTCGGCTCAGTTGCAGGCATTGCAGGCGCTCGACAAGAAGCTGAAAGATGCAGGCGGCCCCGGCATCAAGCAGATCAAGCAGTACGTCGCGTTCGACGAAGCCTATGCCGACCTCGCCGTGGGACGGCTCGATGCCGTCGCGCAATCGGTCGCGAACCTGGGGCCGTTGATGAAATCGCGCCCTGGCGTGTTCACGCTGCTGCCGCAGACGATCGGGCCGAAGAGCTACTTCGCGTGGGTCGCGCGCAAGGACAGCGACAGCGCCGCGCTCGTCAAGCTCTTTAGCGACGGCATCGCGCGCGCGAACCGCGACGGCACGATGAAGAAGCTGCAGGAGAAGTGGTTCGGCTCGACGATGGACGTGCCCGTCGACGCTGTCCCCGCGCCCTCGATCTGACTTGCCGCGATTCGATAGATGAACGCTCCCGATCTGCTCGCACGCTGCGCCGGCTATCTGCCGCAACTGCTGGACGGCGCATTGACGACGCTGTGGCTGTCGGCGGCTGCGGTGTTCTGCGGCTTCTTTGCTGGCATCTTCATCTACACGATGTCGGCAAGCGATAGCCGGCTGCTCGCGGGCGGCGCGCGGGTCTATGTCAGCGTGTTTCGCGGCACGCCCGTGCTCGCGCAACTGCTCGTGATGTATTACCTGCCGTCGGCGCTCGGGCTTGCGGTGCCCGGCATCGTCGCGGCTGCCATCGGGCTGTCGATGAACACGGCCGCGTATCAGTCGCAGATTCTCGGCGCGGGCTTTCGCTCGATCGCCCGCGGGCAGATCGAAGCAGCCGTCACGTTCAATCTCACGCGCCGTCAGGTGCTGTGGCACATCGAGGTGCCGCAGGTGGTGCGGGTGACGCTGCCCGCGCTCGTGTCGGAGATGATCGATATCGTCAAGGCGTCGGCGGTGGTGTCGGTGATCTCCGTCACGGACCTGATGCGCGTCGGCCAGCAGCTGTCGTCATCGACGTACCGGCCGCTGGAGGTGTACACGTGCGCCGCGCTCTTCTATCTGGCCATCACGACGCTGCTGTCCTTCGCCGCGCATTGCTATGAGCG from Paraburkholderia terrae includes the following:
- a CDS encoding SDR family NAD(P)-dependent oxidoreductase, with the translated sequence MDKVAMVSGANRGIGREIALELHRRGYRLSLGMRDPSSFDNDLDAFLFAYEARDGHAARQWVNATIDRFGRLDVLVSNAGICKMVTFDDDASELLDETLDINVKAPFRLAQAALPHLRRAGNGRFVQLASLSGKRVKNLNVGYQMSKHAVIALTHAVRRAGWDDGVRATAVCPGFVNTDMAAGLADLPPDAMTQSGDIASIVVNTLELPNTASMAELLINCRHEDML
- a CDS encoding LysR family transcriptional regulator; translation: MDRIQAMEVFTRVVDANSFTRAAEQMGMPRATVTTTIQNLEAVLGVRLMNRTTRRLSLTPEGAAYYEHSIRIITDIAETDASFQAGNRKPSGALRVHMPSSLGRYLVIPALRGFHERYPDISLDLGLSDRPVDPVEEGIDCMVRAGPLEDSSMVARRVGTLKRVTCASPDYLQRYGSPKSIDDLAMHQAVNFRVAHNTRPMPWIVLVDGKPTEVRMNGVVTVNDSEAYVKCGLEGFGLIQPMLFMVAQKLRDGSLLEVLPDFKPKPKPVSIVYPNNRHLSAKVRVFADWIAELFESTPALADGDTRRVVVPKRETQQADHGPIAA
- a CDS encoding methyl-accepting chemotaxis protein, whose amino-acid sequence is MFRNTTIRGGLAATISGCTLLLMLVIAAAVFALFKSNAALDAMYRDDTASVVHLKTSSERLLVFRTGLADVEQLISAGKPAAAEIKQLHVLLGESNRELDAYRALHAPDAQETTLLAAMTDKRDRLLTQAFSKALKQLDDENLVDFLSTQREMPVALFDEYQKALIALEDFQVQRQRMRFDHANERFQMTLWGFGAAGLVALIVGMLAHRGLTRAIVTPVNAAVEYFAKIAAGDLTAVVRTERRNEMGYLLDALNDMQQGLVAVVRKVRAGTDAIMHDARAIASGNRDLSMRAGDQAASLQQAAASMEQLTATVRQNADNAHDASALATRASDIATRGGEVVRQVVDTMDAISDSSARIVGIVGVIESIAFQTNILALNAAVEAARAGDQGRGFAVVASEVRHLAQRSATAAKEIKELIGNSTLSVRAGSELVLRAGSTMDDILKAVQSVNAIMADISLASREQTAGIELVNATVVQMEAMTQSNASLVESASTTAASLVAQSEHLHGAVAIFRVSGDERAG
- a CDS encoding transporter substrate-binding domain-containing protein, coding for MNKPLRSLVFSLLGALALVTATPGWSQSDDLLARIKTNKEITIATEARYAPFEYVDNGKIVGYDADLMAYVLKSIPDVKVKQLDLPFQGLLPGLDAKRFDIVVTAVTVNKDRVSHFAFTLPIADATTGVLLRNGDTSIKSPDDLNGKIVGSQTGSAQLQALQALDKKLKDAGGPGIKQIKQYVAFDEAYADLAVGRLDAVAQSVANLGPLMKSRPGVFTLLPQTIGPKSYFAWVARKDSDSAALVKLFSDGIARANRDGTMKKLQEKWFGSTMDVPVDAVPAPSI
- a CDS encoding amino acid ABC transporter permease, with amino-acid sequence MNAPDLLARCAGYLPQLLDGALTTLWLSAAAVFCGFFAGIFIYTMSASDSRLLAGGARVYVSVFRGTPVLAQLLVMYYLPSALGLAVPGIVAAAIGLSMNTAAYQSQILGAGFRSIARGQIEAAVTFNLTRRQVLWHIEVPQVVRVTLPALVSEMIDIVKASAVVSVISVTDLMRVGQQLSSSTYRPLEVYTCAALFYLAITTLLSFAAHCYERRAASRA